One window from the genome of Corynebacterium sp. SCR221107 encodes:
- a CDS encoding APC family permease: MAILAPNVSTRAAEPGENTQLSAGTLGVGSIVFMVIAAAAPLTNIGAVVPLGIISGNGAGFPAMYAISALILLVFSVGLTTMARRISEPGAFFSYVEASMGRRLGMSTAYLAILTYTAVQYAVYTYLGSQLSHLASMIGIDLPWWVFTVLMVAVVGTLGYRHIELSSKALGVALIGEIGITLVIVAGIVLKGGAEGLSMTSFEPSTILSGTPGVGLMLAFACFIGFESTTVFRSEAKDADTTIPRATFVAVSVIGVFYTLSAWAIVEAWGPNHVAEVAAADPEAMVITTAVDYAGPWAGVVVQILLLTSLFAAALSFHNVISRYQHAVARKGCLPGPIALIHYRHHSPHNSSLLQSATVVVLTLVCAALGFDPVLELFTWGAGLATFTMVWLMLVVDVAILLYFRTHPAGKDSAFKRIYAPLLALAGLGIAGYFITTNLVSLVGGSITVAWVLGLSAPVVFFAGWLVAKFTEEPA; this comes from the coding sequence ATGGCTATTCTTGCCCCGAACGTATCCACGCGCGCCGCCGAGCCGGGCGAGAACACCCAGCTTTCGGCCGGAACCTTGGGCGTGGGCTCGATCGTTTTCATGGTCATCGCCGCCGCGGCACCGCTGACCAACATCGGGGCGGTGGTTCCGCTGGGGATCATCAGCGGCAACGGGGCCGGTTTCCCGGCCATGTACGCGATCAGCGCACTGATCCTCCTGGTCTTTTCGGTGGGCCTGACCACAATGGCCCGGCGCATTAGCGAGCCCGGGGCATTCTTTTCCTACGTGGAGGCATCCATGGGGCGTCGGCTCGGAATGAGCACGGCCTACCTTGCCATCTTGACCTACACCGCCGTGCAGTACGCGGTCTACACCTATCTTGGATCCCAGCTTTCCCACTTGGCATCGATGATCGGGATTGACCTGCCCTGGTGGGTCTTTACCGTGCTCATGGTCGCCGTCGTGGGAACCCTGGGGTATCGGCACATCGAGCTCAGCTCCAAGGCATTGGGCGTTGCCCTCATCGGCGAAATCGGTATCACGCTGGTCATCGTCGCAGGCATCGTACTCAAAGGCGGTGCCGAAGGGCTGAGCATGACCTCCTTCGAGCCCTCGACGATTCTTTCCGGCACGCCCGGCGTGGGCCTCATGCTGGCGTTCGCCTGCTTCATCGGCTTCGAGTCCACCACGGTCTTCCGCAGCGAGGCCAAAGACGCGGACACGACCATCCCGCGGGCAACTTTCGTCGCGGTCAGCGTGATCGGTGTGTTCTACACGCTGTCGGCCTGGGCGATCGTCGAGGCCTGGGGACCGAACCACGTCGCCGAGGTGGCCGCGGCCGACCCGGAGGCAATGGTGATCACCACCGCCGTGGACTACGCGGGCCCCTGGGCCGGAGTTGTGGTACAGATCCTGCTGCTGACCAGCCTTTTTGCAGCCGCGCTATCCTTCCACAATGTGATCTCACGCTACCAGCACGCCGTGGCACGCAAGGGCTGCTTGCCCGGCCCCATCGCGCTTATTCACTACCGCCACCACTCGCCGCATAACTCCTCCCTGCTGCAGTCGGCGACAGTTGTGGTCCTCACGCTGGTCTGCGCCGCGCTGGGCTTCGATCCGGTCCTGGAGCTGTTTACCTGGGGCGCAGGCCTTGCCACCTTCACCATGGTGTGGCTCATGCTCGTCGTCGACGTAGCCATCCTCCTCTACTTCCGCACCCACCCCGCCGGCAAGGACAGCGCCTTCAAGCGCATCTACGCACCCTTGCTCGCACTCGCCGGCCTGGGCATCGCGGGCTACTTCATCACCACCAACCTCGTGAGCCTGGTCGGCGGCTCCATCACGGTGGCCTGGGTCCTGGGACTCTCGGCGCCGGTGGTCTTTTTCGCCGGGTGGCTCGTAGCTAAGTTCACCGAAGAGCCGGCATAG
- a CDS encoding NAD(P)-dependent oxidoreductase: MEPTGRGLIVFSDITDLDPAPAEAALHGAGYSTLRLDLPTGAMHTGTPTLSPGAETAVGMIVGWARITPEVMDAFPDLKVIATCSVGTDMVDVETARRRNIAVLNLAGVASEEVASHALALILAAERGLIPGLQTVAKGGWTEEFSWRPRRLSELTLGLYGLGRIGAELARLAAPLFRDIVAYDPFVAAAPHGRVPAGVRLVDEARLLSASDVLSLHVPSTPATRGIVNEAFLARLQPSTIVCNVSRGDLVVEGDIRRALAAGSLRAYVADVLAVEPPQGAPELTGAPDVLLTPHIAFLSTTSELLYAQQPALSIIDYLK, from the coding sequence ATGGAACCCACCGGCCGGGGTCTGATCGTCTTCAGTGATATCACTGATCTCGATCCGGCCCCAGCCGAAGCTGCACTTCATGGGGCCGGATATTCGACGCTTCGCTTGGACCTTCCCACCGGCGCCATGCACACCGGCACTCCAACTCTATCGCCGGGTGCTGAAACGGCCGTGGGCATGATCGTGGGTTGGGCGCGGATCACGCCCGAGGTGATGGACGCTTTCCCGGACCTCAAGGTCATTGCCACCTGCTCGGTAGGTACCGATATGGTCGATGTCGAGACTGCCCGCCGGCGCAACATCGCCGTACTCAACCTCGCGGGCGTGGCCTCGGAGGAGGTGGCCTCCCACGCACTCGCGCTCATCCTTGCCGCCGAACGCGGCCTGATCCCTGGACTGCAGACCGTAGCAAAAGGTGGCTGGACCGAGGAGTTTTCTTGGCGGCCGCGCCGGTTGAGCGAGCTCACGCTGGGTCTTTATGGCCTGGGCCGGATCGGTGCTGAGCTCGCCCGGCTCGCGGCGCCCCTGTTTAGGGACATCGTGGCCTATGATCCCTTCGTCGCGGCCGCACCGCACGGACGTGTCCCCGCGGGTGTGCGGCTGGTGGACGAAGCCCGGCTGCTCTCGGCCAGCGACGTGCTGAGCCTCCATGTCCCCTCCACCCCCGCGACCAGGGGGATAGTAAATGAGGCATTTCTAGCGAGGCTCCAACCATCAACGATTGTGTGCAATGTATCGCGCGGCGATTTAGTGGTCGAGGGCGATATCCGCAGGGCCCTTGCGGCTGGGAGTCTGCGCGCCTACGTCGCCGATGTCCTCGCCGTCGAGCCCCCGCAGGGTGCACCCGAACTGACGGGCGCACCGGACGTGCTGCTCACGCCCCATATTGCCTTCCTCTCGACCACCTCCGAGCTGCTCTATGCCCAGCAGCCAGCGCTGTCGATCATCGACTACCTCAAGTAG
- a CDS encoding amino acid ABC transporter ATP-binding protein, with the protein MISRDTPVIEALHIRKSFGDNVVLHDISMSVRRGEVVSILGPSGSGKSTFLRCLNRLEMPDSGEIKINGEYLGYREKNGKLYELRRREIADQRRAVGMVFQRFNLFSHKTALENIVEAPIIVRKRMRNEAHLHALELLDKVGLKEKADLYPSQLSGGQQQRVAIARALAMEPDLLLFDEPTSALDPELVGDVLRVMRDLANDGMTMIIVTHEIPFARDVSDRIIFMDKGYIVEQGAPEQVIGNPQAERTRKFLQLEGIQ; encoded by the coding sequence ATGATTAGTCGTGACACGCCCGTGATCGAGGCGCTGCACATCCGCAAGTCCTTCGGGGACAATGTGGTGCTGCACGACATCTCTATGTCCGTCAGACGCGGCGAGGTGGTCTCCATCCTGGGGCCCTCGGGTTCTGGAAAGTCCACCTTCCTGCGGTGTCTGAACCGGCTGGAGATGCCGGATTCGGGAGAGATCAAGATCAACGGTGAGTACCTGGGCTACCGCGAGAAGAACGGCAAGCTCTATGAGCTGCGCCGACGCGAGATCGCGGATCAGCGCCGTGCCGTGGGAATGGTGTTTCAGCGGTTCAACCTGTTTAGCCACAAGACGGCGCTCGAAAATATTGTGGAGGCCCCAATCATTGTGCGCAAGCGAATGCGCAACGAGGCCCATCTGCACGCCCTCGAACTCCTGGATAAGGTCGGCCTCAAGGAGAAGGCGGACCTGTATCCCTCCCAACTCTCCGGCGGCCAGCAGCAGCGCGTGGCCATCGCCCGCGCGCTGGCTATGGAACCGGATCTGTTGCTTTTCGACGAGCCGACCTCCGCGCTAGACCCGGAGCTGGTGGGCGATGTGCTCCGCGTCATGCGTGACCTGGCGAACGACGGGATGACGATGATCATCGTGACCCACGAGATTCCCTTCGCCCGCGACGTGAGTGACCGGATCATCTTCATGGACAAGGGATACATCGTGGAGCAGGGCGCGCCGGAGCAAGTGATCGGCAACCCGCAGGCCGAGCGTACCCGGAAGTTCCTGCAGCTAGAAGGGATCCAGTAG
- a CDS encoding amino acid ABC transporter permease has protein sequence MTSEKPQGAEWKPKEVVPLRHYGNVVAAALIILLLVKLAFDIKANGLIRWDVIGSRMFLDTLMNGLWITVVLTVVSMVLGIIGGTILAIMRISRNKVLVAISSFFVWLFRGTPILVQILIWFNLALFLPALDFVFFSVNTTEFITPLFAAILGLSLNEAAYSSEIIRGGLVSVDSGQQEAAEALSMTDGQAMRRIVLPQAMRSIVPPMGNELVTLLKETSLVSVIGAGDLLTRAQAVGATDFTRMEMFIVASLWYLALTSVATVGQAYLEKRLGKSKGQLTPTKRGLTSYARALVPSRKEQAA, from the coding sequence ATGACAAGCGAAAAGCCTCAAGGTGCCGAGTGGAAGCCAAAGGAGGTCGTCCCGCTCCGGCACTATGGAAACGTTGTTGCTGCCGCCCTAATCATCCTGTTGCTGGTCAAGCTGGCCTTTGATATTAAGGCCAATGGCCTCATCAGGTGGGACGTTATCGGAAGCAGGATGTTCCTCGATACCTTGATGAATGGCCTGTGGATCACCGTGGTCCTCACTGTGGTGAGCATGGTCTTGGGCATAATCGGCGGTACCATCTTAGCGATTATGCGTATCTCCCGAAACAAGGTTCTCGTCGCGATTTCCTCCTTTTTCGTGTGGCTGTTTAGGGGAACGCCGATCCTGGTGCAGATCCTCATCTGGTTCAACCTGGCGTTGTTCCTTCCGGCCCTCGATTTCGTGTTCTTCTCGGTGAACACCACGGAATTCATCACCCCATTGTTTGCGGCGATCCTAGGGCTGTCGCTGAATGAGGCCGCATACTCATCCGAAATCATCCGCGGGGGCTTGGTTTCTGTTGACTCTGGTCAGCAGGAGGCGGCCGAGGCCTTGTCCATGACGGACGGTCAAGCGATGCGGCGGATCGTCCTGCCGCAGGCGATGCGCAGCATCGTTCCCCCGATGGGTAATGAGCTGGTCACGCTCTTGAAGGAGACCTCCCTGGTATCCGTGATCGGCGCTGGTGACCTGCTGACTCGCGCACAGGCGGTCGGTGCTACCGACTTCACTCGCATGGAGATGTTTATCGTGGCGAGCCTCTGGTACCTAGCACTGACCTCCGTTGCCACCGTCGGCCAAGCCTACCTAGAAAAGCGGCTCGGAAAGAGCAAGGGGCAGCTAACGCCCACCAAGCGGGGTCTTACTTCCTATGCAAGGGCACTCGTCCCCTCCCGAAAGGAGCAAGCAGCATGA
- a CDS encoding ABC transporter substrate-binding protein, giving the protein MMLPASKLFKAVGSIIATSAAAFSLVSCSSDSSSSTETSAAAASVSVEVDSALHDMLPQEIKDSGTIKVGTEAFYPPYEYLAEDGNTVVGLDPDLFQAVVDRLGVSYTMENIAFDSLLPSLDSKRFDTVVGAMTDNAERQANYDFVDYFSAGQSIVVTKDNPNNITDFPDLCGKTVSVLTSSAQETFLKELNSTTCKDSPIDILALQTDNDALLQVQNGRAVGVVSQDPVAQYNAKNVGGGNQFKVANAEPAAMQPLGYVFRKGDTELQKAIQASLQSLMDDGTYEEILQSHDVATGALTEATINGGGK; this is encoded by the coding sequence ATGATGTTGCCCGCTTCTAAACTCTTCAAGGCTGTTGGCTCGATCATTGCCACATCTGCGGCCGCATTTTCCCTAGTAAGCTGTTCATCCGATTCCTCCAGCTCGACTGAGACCTCAGCTGCAGCGGCAAGCGTTTCCGTCGAAGTCGATTCGGCACTGCATGACATGCTCCCTCAGGAGATTAAAGATTCCGGAACCATCAAGGTAGGAACTGAAGCTTTCTATCCGCCCTACGAGTACCTTGCCGAGGATGGAAATACCGTCGTCGGCCTCGATCCCGACCTATTCCAGGCGGTGGTGGATCGACTTGGCGTGAGCTACACCATGGAAAACATCGCCTTCGATTCGCTTCTGCCATCTCTGGACTCCAAGCGTTTCGACACGGTGGTCGGTGCCATGACCGACAATGCTGAGCGTCAGGCTAATTACGACTTCGTGGATTACTTTTCGGCCGGCCAGTCGATCGTGGTCACCAAGGATAATCCCAATAACATCACTGACTTCCCGGACCTGTGCGGGAAGACTGTCAGTGTCTTGACCTCTTCGGCGCAGGAGACGTTCCTCAAGGAGCTCAACTCCACCACCTGCAAAGACAGCCCGATCGACATCCTTGCCTTGCAGACTGATAATGACGCACTTCTCCAGGTACAAAACGGCCGCGCGGTGGGCGTGGTAAGCCAGGATCCGGTTGCCCAGTACAACGCAAAGAACGTCGGCGGCGGCAACCAGTTCAAGGTGGCCAACGCTGAGCCTGCGGCCATGCAGCCCCTGGGTTATGTGTTCCGCAAGGGCGACACTGAACTTCAAAAGGCGATCCAGGCGTCCCTGCAGTCGCTCATGGATGACGGTACCTACGAGGAGATCCTTCAGTCCCACGATGTGGCAACCGGCGCATTGACGGAGGCCACCATTAACGGTGGCGGCAAGTAA
- a CDS encoding aminotransferase-like domain-containing protein translates to MSTFSTRLARRSHFYKPSPIRAVFNLELGEDCISLAGGNPDLGFLPLEELATRAQESVLEKGKIAFQYGATKGYDPFIEQMIELMNLEGISASSEEFLVTSGSQMGLDLISKLFINPGDVVLTTSPTYPGAINTFQGMEAKVIQLRSDEQGICPVALREEIERCRRNGDAVKFLYLIPTFANPTGVTMSNSRRRVIAQLCREAEIVIVEDNPYGLISFTDHRPESFKEIDPENVIYLGSLSKIFSPGLRLGWVAAPVELRVLLEAAAENAAICPSVYSQVLATSYFLHSDWASNLEVAVGHYRRRMEALFEGLDTFMPEGVSWIHPEGGFFTWLTLPEGCDSEVMLQSAINDGVLFIPGTAFYAGSEGRNELRLAFSQVPEKRLIQGARRLGKVVEKQLINCL, encoded by the coding sequence ATGAGCACGTTCTCCACGCGCCTAGCTAGGCGTTCTCATTTCTATAAGCCCTCGCCCATCCGTGCGGTGTTCAATCTAGAGCTGGGCGAGGATTGCATTTCACTGGCTGGGGGAAACCCAGATCTTGGATTCCTGCCGCTTGAGGAGCTTGCCACACGTGCCCAAGAATCCGTCCTTGAAAAGGGGAAAATTGCATTCCAATATGGTGCAACAAAAGGTTATGACCCTTTCATAGAGCAGATGATCGAGCTGATGAATCTCGAAGGGATTTCTGCAAGCTCGGAGGAATTCCTCGTAACCAGTGGTTCGCAAATGGGGCTCGACCTTATCTCAAAGCTTTTTATTAATCCCGGCGACGTCGTGCTTACGACCTCTCCCACCTACCCCGGTGCCATCAATACGTTTCAAGGCATGGAGGCGAAGGTCATTCAGTTGCGATCCGATGAGCAGGGGATTTGCCCAGTTGCCTTGCGGGAGGAGATCGAGCGCTGCCGCCGCAATGGCGACGCTGTGAAATTTCTCTATCTGATTCCAACTTTTGCCAATCCTACGGGTGTGACCATGTCGAATTCTCGTAGAAGAGTCATTGCACAGCTTTGTCGCGAGGCCGAAATAGTGATCGTCGAGGATAATCCTTACGGTCTTATTTCATTTACCGACCATAGGCCGGAATCCTTCAAGGAGATTGATCCAGAAAACGTCATTTACCTCGGTTCCCTTTCAAAGATATTCTCCCCTGGTCTCCGGCTGGGATGGGTGGCGGCTCCGGTCGAGCTTCGGGTCTTGCTGGAGGCGGCTGCTGAGAACGCCGCTATCTGCCCGTCTGTGTATAGCCAGGTATTGGCCACTTCTTATTTCTTGCATTCGGACTGGGCGTCGAATCTCGAGGTGGCGGTGGGGCATTATCGCAGGCGCATGGAGGCACTATTTGAAGGCTTGGACACTTTTATGCCCGAAGGAGTGTCCTGGATTCACCCTGAAGGTGGTTTCTTTACTTGGTTGACCTTGCCTGAAGGGTGCGACTCCGAGGTCATGCTGCAGTCGGCTATTAATGATGGAGTGCTGTTTATTCCAGGCACTGCCTTTTATGCAGGCTCGGAAGGTCGCAATGAATTGCGCCTTGCCTTTTCTCAAGTACCGGAAAAGCGGTTGATCCAGGGTGCTCGGCGCCTCGGCAAGGTCGTGGAGAAACAATTAATAAATTGCCTGTAA
- a CDS encoding cupin domain-containing protein: MSTLVQICDVLHISVGDLFHEPDSHLTSLERAPRINLGGEHVTEYLLSPRSERRCQIVLTVVDQGETGSGGDELYTINCEVDVLTVLSGEVDFNLNGNHWSLKAGDTLTFSGREPHTWRSADPSVETRIMWTLIPAPWNSGF, from the coding sequence GTGAGTACCTTGGTCCAGATTTGCGACGTTCTGCATATCTCCGTAGGGGATTTGTTTCATGAGCCGGACTCTCACTTGACCTCATTGGAGCGCGCGCCACGCATTAACCTTGGTGGCGAGCATGTCACTGAGTACTTGTTGAGCCCACGCTCGGAGCGTCGCTGTCAGATCGTGCTTACCGTGGTTGACCAGGGTGAAACGGGTTCGGGTGGCGATGAGCTGTACACCATCAACTGCGAAGTAGATGTCTTGACCGTGCTAAGTGGTGAGGTGGATTTCAATCTCAATGGAAACCACTGGTCATTGAAGGCGGGCGATACCTTGACCTTCAGTGGTAGGGAGCCGCACACGTGGCGATCTGCTGATCCCTCGGTGGAGACGCGGATCATGTGGACGCTCATTCCCGCCCCGTGGAATTCAGGTTTCTGA
- a CDS encoding dimethylarginine dimethylaminohydrolase family protein, which produces MGHEDPTVRMPDAKFHHILGPEPAPAFLEESELQSVWGAKWGAADEFSRLRTVMVRRPSKGLEEVAQLGESAYRPDLNCYLDPNHHWYWGGHELPDLELLHSQWDNFIAAMKREGVEVVEVPEAEARFTKSVFTRDPLFTIPGGAIIGRMAARMRRGEEQAITQTVAAQGLPILGTITGTGLAEGGSFAKVRRDLAFFGTSVRCNAEGYRQLANILEEQGIRLERVSMPGYQIHIDLCLAMLDDDLALVNSRIAPYDFLNRLSELGIETVEVEPDEDWACNLLSLDRRKIFFPAHLVKTAEKLNSKYNVDIIPIEYREMNKNGGGLHCSTMELRRDW; this is translated from the coding sequence ATGGGACACGAAGACCCAACCGTACGCATGCCGGATGCAAAGTTTCACCACATCTTGGGCCCTGAACCAGCGCCTGCATTTCTCGAGGAGTCGGAATTGCAGTCCGTGTGGGGTGCCAAGTGGGGTGCTGCCGACGAGTTCAGCCGCCTGCGTACCGTCATGGTTCGCCGCCCGAGCAAGGGGTTGGAGGAGGTTGCCCAGCTGGGCGAGTCGGCCTATCGCCCGGACCTAAATTGCTACCTCGACCCGAATCACCACTGGTACTGGGGCGGCCACGAGCTTCCCGACCTCGAACTCCTGCACAGCCAGTGGGACAACTTCATCGCTGCAATGAAAAGAGAAGGTGTCGAGGTCGTCGAGGTCCCCGAGGCCGAGGCTCGTTTCACCAAGTCAGTATTTACCCGTGATCCGCTGTTCACCATCCCGGGTGGTGCCATCATCGGCCGCATGGCCGCCCGCATGCGTCGCGGCGAAGAACAAGCAATCACACAAACCGTTGCCGCGCAAGGCCTGCCGATCCTCGGCACCATTACCGGCACCGGTCTCGCCGAAGGCGGCTCCTTTGCCAAGGTTCGTCGCGACCTCGCCTTCTTCGGCACTTCGGTACGCTGCAATGCTGAAGGATACCGTCAGCTGGCGAACATCCTTGAGGAACAGGGCATTCGCTTGGAGCGCGTCTCCATGCCGGGCTACCAGATACATATCGATCTTTGCTTGGCCATGCTCGACGATGACCTAGCTCTCGTAAACTCGAGGATCGCTCCGTATGACTTCCTTAACCGCTTGTCGGAGTTGGGGATCGAAACGGTGGAAGTTGAACCCGATGAAGACTGGGCTTGCAACCTGCTCTCCCTCGATCGTCGAAAAATCTTCTTCCCGGCACACCTGGTGAAGACCGCCGAGAAGCTGAACTCGAAGTACAACGTGGACATCATTCCGATCGAGTACCGCGAGATGAACAAAAACGGTGGCGGCCTGCACTGCTCCACGATGGAGCTTCGGCGCGACTGGTAA
- a CDS encoding thiamine pyrophosphate-binding protein produces MHELDDQEGHFRNVCKKTWSIRSVEQIVPILTQAWNLSAAAPYGPVFVEIPYDVQIQKLSSAASFPSALSLKELGSSPKQLAAPAFLQAAIDVLNNSKNPRIYAGGGVVRSEASKELQAVAERIGAPVVTTFAGREALPWNHPLSAQGWIEDIATTEFLEEADALLVIGTGLGELTTNYFTLRPRGTIIHIDADERVLGAHFPSIGLCGDARMILQQLLPQLEQKHTCARDDIQELLNTVTNRLDAQDLGMERTLLSSMRASVPASVGTYWDMTILAYWAWSAWDAQGGQFENAQCGGLGFGLPAAIGASFSGQDADNPHGLKAVAVSGDGGGLYSIADLASLAESGLDVTWIVIDDGGYGVLRGYMDGAFGQHMGTDLQVPDYVGIAQAMGIPAQRVRGEETEKVSSVIAEAIKQAGPRVIVIEAHPELFAATHLDRVPLY; encoded by the coding sequence TTGCACGAGCTCGATGACCAAGAAGGGCACTTTCGAAATGTTTGCAAGAAGACCTGGAGCATTCGCAGTGTAGAGCAGATTGTGCCAATCCTCACTCAGGCGTGGAATCTTTCAGCGGCAGCCCCCTATGGTCCGGTCTTTGTCGAGATCCCCTACGATGTCCAAATTCAGAAGCTTTCCTCCGCTGCTTCATTTCCATCAGCACTTTCCCTTAAGGAACTTGGCTCGTCACCAAAGCAGCTTGCTGCCCCAGCATTCCTCCAAGCGGCCATCGACGTCCTCAACAATTCGAAAAACCCGCGCATTTATGCAGGTGGCGGAGTAGTTCGTTCCGAGGCATCAAAGGAGCTTCAAGCAGTTGCAGAACGCATCGGGGCGCCCGTTGTGACTACTTTCGCAGGCCGCGAAGCACTGCCTTGGAATCATCCATTGTCAGCACAGGGATGGATCGAAGATATCGCGACCACCGAATTCCTTGAGGAAGCGGACGCACTTCTCGTTATCGGTACCGGATTGGGCGAGCTGACAACTAACTACTTCACCTTGCGTCCGCGGGGAACAATCATCCACATCGACGCCGATGAACGCGTCTTAGGTGCTCATTTTCCGAGCATTGGCCTGTGCGGTGACGCTCGGATGATTCTCCAACAATTACTTCCTCAACTAGAACAGAAACACACGTGCGCCCGTGACGATATTCAGGAACTTCTGAACACGGTAACGAACCGACTCGACGCCCAAGACCTCGGGATGGAACGCACGCTGCTTTCTAGCATGAGAGCCTCAGTTCCTGCCTCGGTCGGTACCTACTGGGACATGACAATTCTCGCCTATTGGGCATGGTCGGCCTGGGACGCCCAGGGTGGACAATTCGAGAATGCGCAGTGTGGAGGCTTGGGTTTTGGACTTCCCGCTGCCATTGGGGCAAGCTTCTCCGGACAGGACGCGGACAACCCTCATGGCCTAAAGGCGGTTGCCGTATCCGGTGATGGTGGTGGACTATATTCCATTGCCGATCTTGCGTCACTTGCGGAGTCAGGGTTAGACGTGACGTGGATTGTTATCGATGATGGTGGCTACGGTGTGCTTCGAGGTTATATGGATGGTGCATTTGGCCAACACATGGGAACAGACCTCCAGGTACCTGATTACGTCGGCATTGCCCAAGCTATGGGGATCCCTGCGCAAAGAGTTCGCGGCGAGGAGACCGAGAAAGTCAGCTCCGTGATCGCAGAGGCTATCAAACAAGCAGGTCCTCGGGTCATCGTGATTGAGGCACATCCTGAGCTTTTTGCCGCAACACACCTTGATCGGGTTCCTCTGTACTGA
- a CDS encoding M20 family metallo-hydrolase encodes MTYPTSDQQFLSDFQTMSSHGATAGGGVERQAASAGDIDNRAWFSTVLQSMGARVIYDEIGTQYGLFEFIEDAPFVGLGSHLDSQPLAGRYDGAYGVLAAAHAAARIKCNIEAGLIKPRFNLAVINWFNEEGSRFVPSMMGSGVFTGVLSLDEALRSHDLEGVSVDKALAAAGWGPIEKQPQVVSYAEIHVEQGKELEIAGNTIGLVTATWGAKKFEAIVHGEQGHTGSTLMADRHDALFSAAVIIAEVQRLTKEFEVGKLQASVSQLTLLPNSPVTIAREVRFNIDLRSPDSDILAKAQARLDEIIHAAEEESRTTVELVTTHEWDLNPYPLDGVELARSVVTDLGYPFQEILTVAGHDSTNMKEHVPTVMLFIPSVDGISHNEAEFTKDEDCLAGVDVLTQVGARLVEGALA; translated from the coding sequence ATGACTTATCCGACTTCGGATCAGCAATTCCTTTCTGATTTTCAAACTATGTCTTCTCACGGCGCGACCGCTGGTGGTGGTGTCGAACGTCAGGCAGCCAGTGCCGGCGACATTGACAATCGTGCGTGGTTTAGCACGGTGTTGCAATCAATGGGCGCCCGCGTCATTTACGACGAAATCGGTACCCAATATGGTCTTTTCGAGTTCATCGAGGATGCACCGTTTGTCGGGCTAGGATCTCATCTTGATTCTCAACCGCTGGCGGGACGTTACGATGGTGCCTACGGCGTACTCGCAGCAGCCCACGCAGCCGCCAGAATAAAATGCAACATCGAAGCAGGCCTTATCAAGCCTAGGTTTAATCTAGCGGTCATCAATTGGTTCAATGAGGAAGGATCTCGCTTTGTCCCTTCCATGATGGGTTCCGGCGTATTTACTGGAGTGTTGTCTTTAGATGAGGCGCTTCGTTCTCACGACCTCGAGGGAGTTTCGGTAGATAAAGCGCTTGCAGCGGCAGGATGGGGTCCCATTGAGAAGCAACCTCAAGTCGTTTCGTATGCGGAAATCCACGTGGAGCAGGGTAAAGAACTTGAGATAGCCGGAAACACCATTGGCTTGGTCACTGCAACATGGGGTGCAAAGAAGTTCGAGGCTATTGTCCACGGAGAACAAGGACACACCGGATCCACGCTCATGGCGGATCGCCATGATGCTCTGTTCAGTGCCGCTGTCATCATCGCGGAGGTACAACGGCTCACCAAGGAGTTCGAGGTGGGCAAGCTTCAAGCGTCCGTTTCCCAATTGACCCTGTTGCCCAATTCGCCAGTAACTATTGCTAGGGAAGTCCGGTTCAACATTGACTTACGCTCCCCCGACAGCGATATTCTCGCTAAGGCTCAAGCACGCTTAGATGAGATTATCCACGCTGCGGAGGAAGAGTCTCGAACCACCGTCGAACTGGTTACTACCCACGAGTGGGATCTCAATCCATACCCCTTAGACGGTGTAGAACTTGCCCGTTCTGTCGTCACTGATCTTGGCTACCCCTTTCAAGAAATCTTGACTGTCGCTGGTCACGACTCCACAAATATGAAGGAGCATGTCCCAACCGTCATGCTGTTTATCCCCAGCGTCGACGGCATCTCCCATAACGAGGCCGAATTTACGAAGGACGAGGATTGCCTCGCCGGTGTTGATGTTCTTACCCAGGTCGGTGCACGCCTGGTAGAAGGCGCCCTCGCCTGA